From the genome of Vicia villosa cultivar HV-30 ecotype Madison, WI linkage group LG2, Vvil1.0, whole genome shotgun sequence, one region includes:
- the LOC131646884 gene encoding transcription factor HEC2-like translates to MDEDILRTLESDESSMDMMTMMMQMEKFPEFNEPFYSNNNNLNLNLNNTENEFPYGNSNVTYPQPFSYPQQPMTMTPSLQHNGVQIPSGRINNTPLSSYSDKKNSMAAMREMIFRMAVMQPINIDPETIKPPKRKNVKISKDPQSVAARHRRERISERIRILQRLVPGGTKMDTASMLDEAIHYVKFLKKQVQTLEQVGANRPMNVAGFPGMISNGNLNYSSFLRGCSSPCQMVGPTSKQMLS, encoded by the coding sequence ATGGATGAGGACATTTTGAGAACTTTGGAAAGTGATGAAAGCAGCATGGacatgatgacaatgatgatgcAAATGGAAAAGTTTCCTGAATTCAATGAGCCTTtttatagcaacaacaacaatctcAATCTCAATCTCAATAACACCGAAAATGAGTTTCCTTATGGAAACTCAAATGTAACCTATCCTCAACCATTCTCTTATCCTCAACAACCAATGACAATGACACCATCTCTTCAACACAACGGAGTTCAAATTCCATCCGGGAGAATCAACAACACTCCGCTTTCGTCGTACTCAGATAAAAAGAACTCAATGGCGGCCATGAGAGAGATGATATTCCGTATGGCGGTTATGCAACCGATTAATATAGACCCGGAAACAATCAAACCGCCAAAGAGAAAGAACGTGAAGATTTCGAAAGATCCACAAAGTGTAGCAGCGAGacatagaagagaaagaattagCGAAAGAATAAGAATCTTGCAGAGATTAGTCCCTGGTGGAACAAAAATGGACACAGCTTCAATGTTAGATGAAGCAATACATTATGTGAAGTTCTTGAAGAAACAAGTTCAAACATTGGAACAAGTTGGAGCAAATAGACCTATGAATGTTGCTGGATTCCCAGGAATGATTTCTAATGGAAATTTGAACTACTCTTCTTTTCTTAGAGGTTGTTCATCACCTTGTCAAATGGTGGGTCCCACTTCCAAACAAATGCTTAGTTGA